The Aminiphilus circumscriptus DSM 16581 genome contains a region encoding:
- a CDS encoding type III PLP-dependent enzyme: MSKKGERYVESTRDFEFDLERYISEERFQRIKTFSRNKETPFLVIDLRKVARKYQELQDGLPFAKIYYAVKANPNEQILRMLIDKGACFDIASIHELDQMLRLGVSPDRLSYGNTIKKARDIAYAYQKGVRLFATDSDSDVLKIAENAPGSRVFFRILTDGSGADWPLSRKFGAHPDTIYRIILSAAELGLDPYGISFHVGSQQRDIGQWDHAIATCKYLFDATKEQGITLRMINLGGGFPANYRAPTLATEVYTREITRFLREDFGDELPDVFVEPGRFLAGDAGILVTEVVLIAKKSEFNQYNWVYLDVGKFGGLIETLDEAIKYPIYSERTGPCQHVILAGPTCDSVDILYENEKYELPADIEEGDRLYFFTTGAYTQSYCSVNFNGFPPLKAYVFDEEEFCEKEFPAP; this comes from the coding sequence ATGAGCAAGAAGGGAGAGCGGTACGTGGAAAGCACAAGGGATTTCGAGTTCGATCTGGAGCGTTACATTTCGGAGGAGCGTTTCCAACGTATCAAGACGTTCAGCCGGAACAAGGAAACTCCTTTTCTCGTGATCGATCTGCGGAAAGTGGCGCGGAAGTACCAGGAACTGCAGGATGGATTGCCTTTCGCGAAGATCTACTACGCGGTGAAGGCCAATCCGAACGAGCAGATTCTACGCATGCTCATCGACAAGGGAGCCTGTTTCGATATCGCGTCCATCCATGAATTGGATCAGATGCTGCGTCTCGGTGTTTCTCCGGATCGTCTCAGTTACGGCAACACAATCAAGAAAGCCCGTGACATTGCCTACGCGTACCAAAAGGGAGTGCGCCTCTTCGCCACCGACTCTGACAGCGATGTTCTCAAGATCGCTGAAAACGCTCCGGGGTCTCGCGTGTTCTTTCGCATTCTCACCGACGGAAGCGGAGCGGATTGGCCGCTCTCGAGAAAATTCGGTGCCCATCCCGACACGATCTACCGCATCATCCTCTCGGCGGCGGAACTCGGTCTCGATCCCTACGGCATTTCCTTTCACGTGGGGTCGCAGCAGCGCGATATCGGCCAGTGGGATCACGCCATCGCGACGTGCAAGTATCTCTTCGACGCAACGAAAGAACAAGGGATTACCCTTCGCATGATTAATCTCGGAGGAGGGTTTCCGGCGAACTACCGGGCGCCGACCCTTGCCACGGAGGTTTACACCCGGGAGATTACCCGGTTTCTCCGGGAGGACTTCGGCGATGAGTTACCCGACGTCTTTGTCGAGCCCGGAAGATTTCTCGCGGGAGACGCGGGCATTCTCGTCACAGAAGTGGTACTCATTGCCAAGAAGTCAGAGTTCAACCAATACAACTGGGTCTATCTGGATGTGGGGAAATTCGGGGGCCTCATCGAGACACTCGACGAGGCGATCAAGTATCCCATCTACTCCGAGCGGACCGGACCCTGTCAGCATGTCATTCTCGCTGGTCCGACCTGTGATAGTGTGGATATTCTCTACGAGAACGAGAAATATGAACTCCCCGCCGACATCGAGGAGGGGGATCGTCTGTACTTTTTTACCACCGGAGCATACACGCAAAGCTATTGTTCGGTGAACTTCAACGGATTTCCTCCCTTGAAAGCCTACGTTTTCGACGAGGAAGAGTTCTGCGAGAAGGAGTTCCCCGCTCCCTGA
- a CDS encoding HD domain-containing phosphohydrolase has product MADERTILLVEDELIFAQDLRNKLERAGFSVVGVACTGDEALAFVERTPLRLILMDIRLKGGEDGIETAQRILSRFDVPIIYLTAYADEETIARAKATSPYGYLLKPVDDLTLPASIEVALKKHEMERLLKEGEQWLRGTLRSLEDAVISTDAHGRVKTMNPRAELVTGVGEERAAGMPAGTLLAFNGGNVDPLGLALREGRSVSCTTRVSFFASASHVSMPVNVSASPIFSTSGALVGAVLVLRDLTESEEMQRRLLERDEDLRKSLLRLEESVRDTVRTMAKLVEVRDPYTAGHQRRVAELAKAIAEKLELGKETVDAVFMASLTHDIGKIKIPSEILSKPGKLTDIEYMIIKTHPEVGAEILGAVRLPWPLDRIVHQHHERLNGSGYPRGLCGDSIMVEARVLAVADVVEAMFSHRPYRPSLGIESALGEVRSKAGSLYDPHIAGACCALFDEGFAFLPETG; this is encoded by the coding sequence GTGGCGGACGAGAGAACGATCCTTCTGGTGGAGGACGAGCTCATTTTTGCTCAGGATCTTCGGAACAAGCTGGAGAGAGCCGGTTTTTCCGTGGTGGGAGTTGCCTGTACCGGAGACGAGGCGCTCGCTTTCGTGGAGCGCACGCCTCTTCGCCTCATTCTCATGGATATCCGCCTCAAGGGAGGCGAGGACGGTATCGAAACGGCGCAACGAATACTCAGCCGTTTCGATGTCCCCATCATCTACCTCACTGCCTACGCAGATGAGGAAACCATTGCGAGGGCCAAGGCGACGAGTCCTTACGGATATCTGCTCAAGCCCGTAGACGATCTCACTCTGCCGGCGAGCATCGAAGTCGCACTGAAAAAGCACGAAATGGAGCGGCTTTTGAAGGAAGGGGAGCAATGGCTTCGCGGAACACTCCGAAGTCTCGAAGATGCAGTGATCAGTACCGACGCCCATGGCAGGGTGAAGACGATGAATCCTCGGGCGGAGCTTGTTACCGGCGTCGGAGAGGAGCGCGCTGCGGGAATGCCCGCCGGAACGCTTCTCGCTTTCAACGGTGGGAACGTGGATCCTCTTGGGCTGGCATTGCGGGAAGGCAGGAGCGTTTCCTGTACGACCCGTGTTTCCTTTTTTGCCTCGGCCTCCCATGTCTCCATGCCGGTGAATGTCTCCGCCTCGCCGATTTTCTCCACGTCGGGAGCGCTGGTCGGAGCGGTTCTTGTTTTGCGGGACCTCACTGAATCCGAAGAGATGCAGCGGCGTCTTCTCGAACGGGACGAGGATCTCCGGAAGAGCCTGCTGCGACTGGAGGAGTCCGTGCGGGATACGGTAAGGACCATGGCGAAGCTCGTAGAGGTTCGGGATCCTTATACGGCGGGGCATCAGCGACGCGTGGCCGAGCTTGCCAAGGCCATCGCGGAAAAACTCGAGCTGGGAAAGGAGACGGTCGATGCGGTGTTCATGGCGTCTCTGACGCACGACATCGGCAAGATCAAGATACCCTCGGAAATTTTGAGCAAGCCTGGAAAGTTGACCGACATCGAATACATGATCATCAAAACACATCCCGAAGTCGGTGCGGAAATTCTCGGTGCTGTCCGCCTTCCCTGGCCGCTGGACAGAATCGTTCACCAGCACCATGAACGCCTGAACGGTTCCGGCTATCCCAGAGGACTTTGCGGGGATTCCATCATGGTAGAAGCCCGGGTGCTCGCTGTGGCGGATGTGGTGGAGGCCATGTTCTCCCACAGGCCCTACAGGCCGTCTCTCGGCATCGAGAGTGCTCTCGGCGAGGTGCGGAGCAAGGCGGGCTCTCTCTACGATCCCCATATCGCCGGGGCCTGTTGTGCCCTTTTCGATGAGGGATTCGCCTTCCTTCCTGAAACAGGGTGA
- a CDS encoding histidine phosphatase family protein — protein MRMYWVRHGVTAWNEEGRFQGKQDIPLNPRGREQARRVGEAFGARSLDHVYASPLSRARETAEAVACRLGLSVELLPRAAEIDHGEWEGLLAADVARRWPELLRRWHEMPQDVQMPGETGESLEDVLCRAKDALEHIRSRGGDEVLLVAHDAVLKVLLCHLLEMPLSGFWKFQLGNGSITVLEERSGGWRFSVIGDMCHMGDAFVREEQKGL, from the coding sequence ATGCGCATGTATTGGGTACGCCATGGTGTTACTGCGTGGAACGAAGAAGGACGCTTTCAGGGGAAACAGGACATTCCCCTCAACCCGAGAGGAAGAGAACAGGCGAGGCGCGTGGGCGAAGCCTTTGGAGCCCGTTCTCTCGATCACGTTTATGCCAGTCCGCTTTCCCGGGCGAGAGAGACCGCCGAGGCGGTGGCATGCCGTCTTGGCCTTTCCGTGGAGCTTTTGCCTCGTGCGGCGGAGATCGACCATGGAGAATGGGAAGGACTCCTCGCCGCCGACGTGGCGCGACGTTGGCCGGAATTGCTGCGGCGCTGGCATGAGATGCCCCAGGATGTGCAGATGCCAGGAGAGACCGGGGAATCTCTGGAAGATGTTCTGTGCCGGGCGAAGGACGCTCTCGAGCACATTCGAAGCCGGGGCGGGGACGAGGTGCTTCTCGTGGCCCACGATGCGGTTCTCAAGGTTCTTCTGTGTCATCTCCTGGAGATGCCCCTTTCGGGGTTCTGGAAATTTCAACTGGGAAACGGAAGTATCACGGTCCTTGAGGAACGCTCGGGCGGATGGCGTTTTTCCGTCATAGGGGACATGTGCCACATGGGTGATGCCTTTGTGCGGGAGGAGCAGAAAGGGCTCTGA
- a CDS encoding RluA family pseudouridine synthase, protein MGRTFRITRDDHGRRLDRVLRGLFPDVPLGALMRAVRKGLVRVEGKKTVCSAHVEEGQEILVPWEPASPEKKERTGETGFSAVRSGKRVAIPVLYADEHVLVANKPAGILSQPSEAGGDCIAEELLRNGQTSSLAVPVHRLDRNTSGVLLLSLSRSASRVLHDAWRSGGVEKIYWALVEGTLPEYGKIDLPLRKDGATNSVAVDDQGSDALTEFERIACVEGMSLARIRLLTGRSHQIRVHLAHIGHPVVGDGKYGSTTYRPFSPAARRPLLHARALFLPVLVPPLEHLSERTFVAPLPHDFRKALSGVAWQVYLEGV, encoded by the coding sequence GTGGGGAGGACGTTTCGAATCACCCGGGACGATCACGGGCGACGTCTCGACAGGGTTTTACGAGGACTTTTCCCCGATGTGCCCCTGGGAGCCCTCATGCGAGCCGTTCGAAAAGGGCTTGTGCGGGTCGAGGGGAAAAAAACAGTCTGTTCCGCCCATGTGGAGGAAGGGCAGGAAATCCTTGTTCCTTGGGAACCAGCCTCTCCCGAAAAAAAAGAACGGACGGGAGAGACGGGATTTTCCGCAGTGCGCTCCGGGAAGCGAGTGGCGATTCCCGTTCTGTATGCGGACGAGCATGTCCTCGTGGCGAACAAACCCGCTGGCATCCTGAGCCAGCCTTCCGAGGCGGGAGGAGACTGTATCGCCGAAGAACTTCTGCGGAACGGGCAGACCTCTTCACTGGCCGTTCCGGTGCATCGCCTCGACAGAAACACGTCGGGAGTGCTCCTTCTCTCCCTGTCCCGAAGCGCCTCCAGGGTTCTGCACGATGCGTGGCGTTCCGGCGGTGTGGAGAAAATTTATTGGGCCCTCGTGGAGGGAACGCTTCCCGAATACGGCAAGATCGACCTTCCTCTCCGAAAGGATGGGGCCACGAATAGCGTCGCTGTGGACGACCAGGGGAGCGACGCATTGACGGAGTTCGAGCGCATTGCCTGTGTCGAGGGAATGTCTCTGGCCAGGATACGGCTTTTGACCGGGCGTTCACACCAGATCCGAGTACATCTCGCCCATATCGGACATCCCGTGGTGGGGGACGGGAAATACGGGTCCACGACGTACAGGCCTTTTTCTCCGGCGGCAAGGCGTCCTCTTTTGCATGCCAGGGCACTTTTTTTGCCTGTTCTGGTCCCACCGCTAGAGCATCTCTCGGAACGGACCTTTGTTGCGCCTCTTCCGCATGATTTTCGGAAGGCCCTTTCCGGGGTTGCTTGGCAAGTTTACCTAGAGGGGGTATAA
- a CDS encoding methyl-accepting chemotaxis protein, whose product MAMTDGQNEAIRELSSTYFGATLMNSFMAQLDEVLVRRVLAVQNELSDISERFAVLSEVLGKTVNEFEASSREAQDNVLRIKDMNQTLEEELSKSGTNIDGMSADVAKTVEATFGTLNSFLEVEKMSQEINKIAKQTNLLALNASIEAARAGEHGRGFAVVASEVQKLSFQTKEASDKIGEKVLEISGSVKEAIENVQRVNDMFGVIRDSLGSFMDFLNTNKEFMGHLTTIMHDASGKVRSGSVEMDNSVEIMKDAISKFESMATIITSIVRAQKNLKEIKL is encoded by the coding sequence ATGGCGATGACGGACGGACAGAACGAGGCCATCCGGGAACTTTCGTCCACCTATTTTGGCGCGACCCTCATGAATTCCTTCATGGCCCAGCTCGACGAGGTCCTCGTCCGGAGGGTCCTGGCGGTACAGAACGAGCTTTCAGACATCTCGGAGAGATTCGCCGTCCTCAGCGAGGTGCTCGGAAAAACCGTGAATGAATTCGAGGCGAGCAGCCGGGAGGCACAGGACAATGTCCTGCGCATCAAGGACATGAACCAAACCCTGGAAGAAGAGTTGAGCAAGTCCGGAACGAATATCGACGGCATGAGCGCCGACGTGGCAAAGACCGTGGAGGCGACTTTCGGTACGCTCAACAGTTTTCTCGAAGTGGAGAAGATGTCCCAGGAAATCAACAAGATCGCCAAACAGACCAACCTGCTGGCCCTGAATGCCTCCATCGAGGCTGCGCGCGCGGGCGAACACGGCAGGGGGTTCGCCGTGGTCGCCTCGGAAGTACAGAAACTTTCCTTTCAAACCAAGGAAGCTTCGGACAAAATCGGAGAAAAAGTCCTCGAGATCTCCGGTTCTGTGAAGGAAGCGATCGAAAATGTGCAGCGCGTGAACGACATGTTCGGCGTGATCCGGGACTCTCTCGGTTCGTTCATGGACTTCCTGAACACGAACAAGGAATTCATGGGGCACCTCACCACCATCATGCACGACGCAAGCGGAAAGGTACGAAGCGGCTCCGTGGAGATGGACAATTCCGTGGAAATCATGAAGGACGCCATCTCCAAGTTCGAATCCATGGCGACCATCATCACCTCCATCGTCCGTGCTCAGAAGAACCTCAAGGAGATCAAACTCTGA
- a CDS encoding pyridoxal-phosphate-dependent aminotransferase family protein — translation MGKFLCTPGPVPVPDMVAAAAARPLMSHREPDFGSLLGRLQNRLRDLLCVDGPVLLLPGSGTGALEGMLGGTLRPGMKVLSVSCGAFGDRFRDIALRMGGEVVSVDVPWGSSVSPERVREALQEHGDARLVLLTHNETSTGVTNPIWRIVRAMPEPRPLVLVDAVSSLGCMPCSPETWGVDGLASSSQKGLLTPPGVALVWLSPRAWKAVEETPSRSVFFDLRAHRTFLEKVEPQNPYTPPVTLFYALDAALAFLGEYGHARWFAARRRFARSFAEGVCALGCTLLVAEEARRSWGVTALRIPGMSKRLQKTLRELGVEVAEGQGCLKEDLIRFAHYGDLGWPEIALYLGSLYAALRECGADPKTGALEAAYAAWNREGA, via the coding sequence ATGGGAAAGTTTCTCTGTACGCCCGGTCCGGTTCCGGTTCCGGACATGGTCGCCGCCGCGGCGGCGAGACCCCTGATGAGTCACCGGGAACCGGATTTCGGTTCCCTTCTCGGCCGTCTTCAGAATCGTCTTCGGGACCTCCTTTGTGTGGACGGACCAGTGTTGCTTCTCCCAGGCTCGGGAACCGGCGCGCTGGAGGGAATGCTCGGTGGAACGCTTCGCCCGGGTATGAAAGTCCTCTCCGTTTCCTGTGGTGCCTTCGGCGATCGTTTTCGGGATATCGCTCTCCGCATGGGGGGAGAGGTCGTTTCCGTGGATGTGCCCTGGGGGAGCAGCGTTTCTCCGGAACGGGTCCGCGAAGCCCTTCAGGAACACGGAGATGCGCGGCTTGTCCTGCTCACTCACAACGAGACCTCTACGGGGGTCACGAATCCCATATGGCGGATCGTTCGAGCCATGCCGGAACCTCGTCCTCTCGTTCTCGTCGATGCCGTGAGCAGTCTCGGATGCATGCCCTGTTCTCCCGAAACCTGGGGCGTGGATGGTCTGGCTTCCAGTTCCCAGAAAGGGTTGCTCACGCCTCCCGGAGTTGCCCTTGTCTGGCTCTCCCCGAGAGCATGGAAGGCTGTGGAGGAAACACCTTCCCGGAGCGTTTTCTTCGACTTGCGGGCACACCGGACGTTTCTCGAGAAGGTGGAGCCACAGAATCCCTATACGCCTCCGGTGACGCTCTTTTACGCTCTCGATGCAGCCCTGGCCTTCCTCGGCGAATACGGTCACGCCCGGTGGTTCGCCGCACGAAGGCGTTTCGCCCGGAGCTTCGCGGAAGGAGTCTGCGCTCTGGGGTGCACGCTTCTGGTGGCGGAGGAGGCGCGCCGCTCCTGGGGCGTGACGGCGCTACGGATTCCCGGCATGTCGAAACGGCTGCAGAAGACGCTTCGTGAACTCGGAGTCGAGGTGGCGGAGGGACAGGGATGTCTCAAGGAGGACCTGATCCGCTTCGCCCATTACGGTGATCTCGGCTGGCCGGAGATCGCCTTGTATTTGGGAAGTCTTTATGCGGCTCTTCGGGAGTGCGGCGCCGATCCGAAAACGGGTGCTCTCGAGGCGGCGTATGCGGCATGGAACAGAGAAGGAGCGTGA
- a CDS encoding 3'-5' exoribonuclease YhaM family protein, protein MSSEQQRLSTRQIKALGENESFCGVFLLQRLSPKVSPKNGQPYWNCSVMDGDGGIDAKIWSSADWIDLSSGAGQKKKVNPLDEGFVRSVEGTSVGVKGKVNSYRGQQQFVFEEIYLVDQEKYPPHLFVRKSTIPLEELEARFWKLLARANGRRRSFLECVFSGELWDRFQIIPAAVTHHHAYVHGLLEHTVMVTESALAMADSYVKSGTRLDSDVVIGGGLLHDIGKIDAYGLTPAPAMTLPGAVLDHVPLGFARFRSLADSFGLDEVTAMHLGHIILSHHGEKEYGSPVLPATREALIVSVADELDFRLFCYDAAVETTLPGGVSDYHAVTQRRYWKWGNSTQEAPEER, encoded by the coding sequence ATGAGTTCGGAGCAGCAACGACTCAGCACAAGGCAGATAAAGGCGCTTGGAGAAAACGAGAGTTTCTGCGGCGTCTTCCTGCTTCAGCGGCTTTCTCCCAAGGTAAGCCCCAAGAACGGACAGCCCTATTGGAACTGCTCCGTCATGGACGGTGACGGCGGCATCGACGCCAAGATCTGGAGCAGCGCGGATTGGATCGATCTTTCCTCCGGTGCGGGACAGAAAAAGAAAGTGAACCCTCTCGATGAGGGGTTTGTCCGGAGCGTTGAAGGAACATCCGTGGGTGTCAAGGGAAAGGTAAATTCCTACAGAGGCCAGCAGCAGTTTGTCTTCGAGGAAATCTATCTGGTCGATCAGGAGAAATATCCCCCCCACCTCTTTGTCCGAAAATCGACGATTCCCCTCGAAGAACTGGAGGCGCGTTTTTGGAAATTGCTCGCCCGGGCGAATGGCAGGAGGCGCTCCTTTCTCGAATGCGTGTTTTCCGGCGAACTTTGGGATCGATTTCAGATCATACCCGCGGCGGTGACCCATCATCATGCCTACGTGCACGGTCTGCTCGAGCACACGGTGATGGTGACGGAGTCCGCGCTGGCCATGGCGGACAGTTATGTGAAGAGCGGCACTCGGCTCGATTCCGATGTCGTGATCGGAGGAGGTCTTCTCCACGACATCGGAAAGATCGATGCCTACGGGTTGACTCCCGCTCCGGCCATGACACTGCCCGGAGCGGTGTTGGACCACGTGCCCCTCGGTTTCGCCCGCTTTCGATCCCTTGCCGATTCCTTCGGCCTGGATGAAGTGACGGCAATGCATCTGGGGCATATCATTCTGAGCCACCATGGAGAGAAGGAATATGGTTCACCCGTGCTTCCCGCCACCCGGGAGGCCCTGATCGTCTCGGTGGCGGACGAATTGGATTTTCGACTCTTTTGCTACGACGCCGCCGTGGAAACCACCTTGCCCGGCGGTGTGAGCGACTATCATGCGGTGACCCAGAGGCGTTACTGGAAATGGGGCAACTCCACGCAGGAGGCACCCGAAGAGCGGTGA
- a CDS encoding Rdx family protein: MPKALGVAEALLARFKNDIASLELIPSGGGVFEFFVDGELVYSKKATGKHPDPAFLVEEVAKRL; the protein is encoded by the coding sequence CTGCCGAAAGCGCTCGGCGTTGCCGAGGCATTGCTTGCGCGGTTCAAGAACGACATCGCTTCGTTGGAGCTGATTCCCTCTGGGGGGGGTGTGTTCGAGTTTTTCGTGGACGGCGAACTGGTGTACAGCAAAAAGGCCACGGGAAAACATCCGGATCCGGCATTTCTCGTGGAGGAAGTCGCGAAGCGACTGTAG
- the serA gene encoding phosphoglycerate dehydrogenase has protein sequence MFKVLVTEPVHETGLELLARDPDIQVEQRLRLSREELLDAVEGYDALLTRSGTPVDRELLLRATRLKVIARAGVGVDNIDIAEASRRGVVVINAPTGNTLAAAELTMANLLALCRKVPQAHTSILDGEWERKRFMGTQLFGKRLLIVGLGRIGGNVALRARSFGMDVSAFDPYVSASRAESLGVTLVEELPGALALADVVTLHVPLTAETRGMIDEKTLRAMKRGSFLVNCARGGLVDERACAEALREGRLAGIAFDVYGAEPPGKEHPFLAEDLRDRIVLTPHIGANTREAQSAVAQIATSNLVNALKGFPYEHAVNLPFMEGQLPPLEKTYLSLARKLGNLAGQLLRGAPKSVRLLLKGGLFKEDSSLIHFDVPYRYAPYTVAALKGLLEVRHGPEVSYMAAPLMAEERHLSVEEGKGESGTYKNLLELVVEGDRESVALQGTVTEEGRQRVVRLNGYPIEFIPERRLLLFSNHDRPGVIGKVGTLLGDAGVNIANFALGRKNGSGLALAALQIDNDIAPDVMRQLSEDADLLWAAVTTFPEEL, from the coding sequence ATGTTCAAGGTACTCGTCACGGAGCCTGTTCACGAGACGGGATTGGAGCTGCTGGCAAGGGATCCCGACATCCAGGTGGAACAGCGGCTCCGGCTGTCGCGGGAGGAACTCCTCGACGCGGTGGAGGGATACGATGCGCTGCTCACGAGAAGCGGAACCCCCGTCGACCGTGAACTGCTGCTCCGTGCGACGCGTCTGAAGGTCATCGCCCGGGCCGGAGTGGGCGTGGACAACATCGACATTGCCGAGGCGAGCCGGAGGGGCGTGGTGGTCATCAACGCTCCTACGGGAAACACCCTCGCCGCGGCGGAGCTCACCATGGCGAATCTCCTCGCGCTCTGCCGGAAAGTCCCCCAGGCCCATACGTCCATTCTCGACGGCGAGTGGGAGCGCAAACGCTTCATGGGAACGCAGCTCTTCGGAAAACGTCTTCTCATCGTGGGGCTGGGGAGGATCGGCGGAAACGTGGCCCTCCGCGCCCGTTCCTTCGGTATGGATGTCTCCGCGTTCGATCCTTACGTGTCGGCCTCGCGGGCGGAATCGCTCGGAGTGACGCTCGTGGAGGAGCTTCCCGGAGCCCTGGCCCTGGCGGATGTGGTGACCCTCCACGTTCCTCTTACGGCGGAGACAAGGGGCATGATCGACGAAAAAACGCTGCGAGCCATGAAACGTGGGAGCTTTCTCGTCAATTGCGCCCGGGGTGGCCTCGTGGACGAGCGGGCCTGTGCGGAAGCGCTTCGGGAGGGACGGCTCGCGGGGATCGCGTTTGATGTCTATGGAGCAGAGCCCCCGGGAAAGGAACACCCTTTTCTGGCGGAGGACCTACGGGACCGAATCGTGCTCACCCCGCACATCGGAGCGAACACCAGGGAAGCCCAGTCCGCGGTGGCCCAGATCGCCACGTCGAATCTCGTGAACGCCCTCAAGGGATTTCCCTACGAGCACGCGGTGAATCTTCCTTTCATGGAGGGACAGCTCCCTCCCCTCGAAAAAACGTACCTTTCCCTGGCGAGAAAACTCGGCAACCTCGCGGGGCAACTTCTGCGGGGAGCGCCCAAATCGGTCAGGCTTCTCCTCAAGGGAGGATTGTTCAAGGAGGATTCCTCTCTCATCCACTTCGATGTCCCCTACCGCTACGCTCCCTACACGGTGGCGGCTCTCAAGGGGCTGCTGGAAGTCCGCCACGGCCCCGAGGTGAGCTATATGGCAGCTCCCCTCATGGCGGAGGAGCGGCATCTTTCCGTCGAGGAAGGGAAGGGCGAATCCGGGACCTACAAGAATCTTCTGGAGCTCGTCGTGGAGGGAGATCGGGAGAGTGTTGCCCTTCAGGGGACCGTTACGGAGGAAGGGCGACAGCGCGTGGTCCGCCTGAACGGTTACCCCATTGAGTTCATCCCCGAACGGCGTCTGCTTCTCTTCAGCAACCATGACCGGCCCGGTGTCATCGGTAAGGTGGGGACGCTGCTCGGCGACGCCGGGGTGAACATCGCGAATTTCGCGCTGGGGCGCAAGAACGGCAGCGGCCTCGCCCTTGCGGCCCTGCAAATCGACAACGACATCGCTCCCGATGTGATGCGGCAGCTGTCCGAGGATGCGGATCTGCTTTGGGCGGCTGTGACGACCTTTCCGGAGGAACTGTGA